The sequence TTCTTTTACCTTTAATCTGGTCCAGTATTTGGGAGAGTTAGGCGCAGAGGTAAAAGTTTTTAGAAATGATGCCATCAGCGTAGATGATATTAAAAAACTGGCTCCTGAAAAAATCGTTATTTCTCCCGGACCCTGCACGCCTGATGAAGCAGGTATTTCTGTTGAAACCATCCTGGCCTTTGCTGAGCAAGTTCCTATTCTCGGCGTCTGTCTCGGGCATGAAGCCATTGGCGCTGCCTTTGGCGGTAAGATCATAAAAGCCAAAGAGTTAATGCATGGCAAGACATCAATCATTACTCATGATGGTAAAGGAATTTTTAATAACATTGCCAACCCTTTTGAGGCAACACGATACCACTCTCTGTCTGTAGACTCAACATCTCTTCCTCAGTGCCTGGAAGTTTCCGCCCGCACCGATGATGGAGAAATTATGGGATTCAGGCATAAAGAATATAATATATCAGGCATTCAGTTTCACCCTGAATCTATCTTAACCACTGTAGGTAAAGATCTTTTAAAAAATTTTCTTTTAATTAATTGATTTAAATTGTAAACTTTTTTCATATTTTCATATTTATTTAGCATTTTTTTCAGGATACTCATAGCAGGCAAAATGACAGAGCTTTAAGGGAGCAAACTAAATATATCGTAAATACAGGTAGTTAGTGAATCAGGCGCCATATTCTATGGAAGGTATGTTTTTTGCTATGATAATAGAAGGATCTCAAAAAACAGAAAAGACAAAGCAACTCTGCTCAGAGCAAATCCAGGGAAACCTGGAGACGCAGAGCTTCGGGACTTCGAACATATTTGCATCGATGATCATGTCAGCCGGGCCGCCAGAGATTTTTTCTCTGGCGGCTTTTTTTTGATTACTTTTTAATGTAAACTTTCATACATAACCTTTAGCACT comes from Deltaproteobacteria bacterium and encodes:
- a CDS encoding aminodeoxychorismate/anthranilate synthase component II → MILMIDNYDSFTFNLVQYLGELGAEVKVFRNDAISVDDIKKLAPEKIVISPGPCTPDEAGISVETILAFAEQVPILGVCLGHEAIGAAFGGKIIKAKELMHGKTSIITHDGKGIFNNIANPFEATRYHSLSVDSTSLPQCLEVSARTDDGEIMGFRHKEYNISGIQFHPESILTTVGKDLLKNFLLIN